The DNA window AATTTAGCGCCTTCACAAGTGGTTATTGTTCCAATTTATAAGACTAACGAGCAATTAGAAATTATTACAGAAAAAGCTAATAGTATCATTGCAGACTTGAAAGTAAAAGGTGTTTCTTGCAAGTTTGATAGTAGAACAACTCACAGACCAGGTGCAAAGTTTGCTCAACATGAGCTTCAAGGTGTCCCTTTGAGGATTGCTATTGGGCCTAAAGATTTAGAAAACGGAACTATTGAATTGGCAAGACGTGATACTTTGACAAAGGAAATTGTTAATATGCCTGATTTAATTTCCAAAATTGACAGTTTATTAAAAACGATTCAAGAGGAATTATTCACTAAAGCGCTAAATTTTAGAGATGCACATATTACTGAAGTTGATGATTTTGAAACCTTTAAAAAGGTTTTAGTAACAAAAACTGGCTTCATATCTGCGCATTGGGATGGAACGACTGAAACTGAACTCAAGATTAAAGAATTAACAAAAGCTACAATAAGATGTATTCCTTCTGATGCGAAAAATGAAGAGGGAAAGTGCGTTTTTACTGGAGATTCTTCAAGTCGTAGAGTCTTGTTTGCTAAAGCATATTAATTTTTTTTCAAAAAAGTTTAGCTAGGTGTTGCAACATTTAAAAATAGTTGTATTTTTGCATCCGCAATGAATAATTGCACGTTCATTTGAAATGTAAGTTTATCGTCTAATAAATTATAAATTTACTATTGAATTTAAATCAAATGGCCCGTTCGTCTATCGGCTAGGACGCATGGTTTTCATCCATGTAAGAGGGGTTCGATTCCCCTACGGGCTACAATTTTTAATAAGAAAATAATACAATGGCAAATCATAAGTCAGCTTTAAAGAGAATAAGAAGTAACGAAGCAAAACGTTTAACTAATAGATATCAGCATAAAACGACTCGTAATGCTATCAAAAAATTACGTGAAATGGAAAAAGCTAAAGATGCTAATGCATTTTTACCTTCTGTTATTTCTATGGTTGATAAATTAGCTAAGAAAAATGTTATTCATAATAACAAAGCTGCTAATTTAAAGTCTAGCTTAGTGAAGCATGTTGCTACATTAAAGTAGGTTTTTCCTTAAGATTTTGAAAAAGCTTCTCCAATGAGAAGCTTTTTTTGTTTTTAAAACTTAACTTTAAAACGTATTGCAAAGTAAAAAGCCTTGATAATTAAATCAAGGCTTTTACAATATATTAATATGTTTTAAAATTTATCCGTTCATAGATACTAAAAATTCTTCATTGTTTCTAGTCTGTTTGAAACGATCATTAATGAATTCCATAGCTTCTACAGGATTCATATCTGCTAAGTATTTACGCATCACCCACATTCTTTGTATTGTAGTAGGATCTAATAAGATATCGTCACGCCTTGTACTAGAAGATGTTAAATCAATAGCTGGGAAGATTCTACGGTTAGATATTTTACGATCTAATTGTAATTCCATATTACCAGTTCCTTTAAATTCTTCAAAAATAACTTCATCCATTTTAGAACCTGTTTCTGTAAGGGCTGTTGCTATTATAGTTAATGAGCCTCCATTTTCAATATTACGTGCAGCACCAAAGAAACGTTTAGGTTTATGTAATGCATTTGCATCTACACCACCACTTAAGATTTTCCCAGAAGCTGGTTGAACAGTGTTGTATGCTCTTGCTAAACGTGTAATAGAATCTAATAAGATGACAACATCATGACCACATTCTACTAAACGTTTTGCTTTTTCTAATACAATATTTGCAATTTTAACGTGTTCATGTGCTTCTTTGTCGAAAGTTGATGCAATAACTTCACCACGAACATTACGTTGCATATCTGTTACCTCTTCAGGACGTTCATCAATTAATAAGATCATTTGATAAACTTCAGGATGATTAGCAGCAATTGCATTTGCAACATCTTTTAGAAGCATTGTTTTACCAGTTTTGGGTTGTGATACAATCATACCACGTTGTCCTTTTCCAATTGGTGAGAATAAATCCATTATTCTGGTTGAAATCGTGCTTTGCTTTTCAGCAATATTAAACTTTTCCTGAGGAAATAATGGAGTCAAGTGTTCAAAAGCTACTCGATCTCTAACAACTTCAGGTTTTTGTCCGTTTATTTTACTCACCTTTATTAATGGGAAATATTTTTCACCTTCTTTCGGAGGTCTAACATGGCCTAAAACTGTATCACCAGTTTTTAAACCAAACAAGCGAATTTGTGATTGTGATACATAAATGTCATCTGGTGATGATAAATAATTGTAATCTGATGAACGTAAAAATCCATACCCATCTTGCATGATGTCTAGGACACCTTCACTTTCTATAATAGCATCAAATTCAAAATCTGGTTCTCTGTATCGATTACGGTTGTCTTTGTTTCCGTTATTTTTATGAACATTACCATCCTTTTGACGTGGATTTGGTCTATTGCCGTCTTTTTGGCGAGGATTTGGTTTGCTGTCATCCTTTTGACGCGGATTCGGCTTATTGCCATCCTTTTGACGCGGATTCGGCTTATTATCATTACTGCTTTTAGAGCGATTATCGTTACTCTGATTGTTCTTTTGAGTATTTTTATTCTCTTTTTCAGTATTGGAATCAGTATTAGATGGTTTAGCATCTTTTTTAACATCTAATTCCATTTTTTGTTGAGACGTATTTTGTTCAGGTTTTTTCTGAACACGTTGTCTAGGTTTTCTTTCCTGAGCAGGTTTATTTTGTTGTGTAGGTTTTTTTGGTTCCGCTTTTGGAGTATCTTTTATGACTTCTTTTTTAACCACATCAGGATTAGCCGCTTGAAAATCAAGAATTTGATAAACAAGGTCTAATTTTTTTAAACTGCGGTATTTTGGAACATTTAATTTTTGAGCTATTTCCTGAAGTTCAGGAAGCTTTTTTGCTTTTAATTCGGAAATTTCGAACATGTATGTTTAATAATTAAGTTTTATAAACTGAAATTGATTTAATCCTTACTTTTCTAAAAAAAAATGTGTTTATTGGGAAAAATTTGAAAAAAATCTGAAGATTTAATAAACTGTTACACTGTTGGTAACAAATTATATATGCAATAATACAATTTTATTTTTAATAATTTAATACATCTTTTAAAAAGAAACTATTAATTTTGTGCCTCATTAATAAAAAAGAATGATTCAACGCATACAAACTGTATACCTATTATTATCTGCCGCTGTATCAGCTGGTTTAATATTTATATTGCATCTATGGACTAATAGCCAAGATGTTTCTGTATATGTAAAAGATGAATATTTGTATTTAGGTTTGTTTTTAGGATCTGCTTTATTATCTTTAATTTCGATTTTTAGTTTTAAAAATAGAAAGTTTCAATTTGTTTTGGGACGACTCAATATAATATTAAACTTTATTTTATTAGGATTTTTTGTGTATCAATTATTAATGCCACCTGGAGAGAGTAACATCTCAGAGAAAGGTGTTGGGATATTCATACCTATTTTATCTATCGTGTTGTTGGTTTTGGCCAATAAAGCCATAAAAAAGGATGAAGACCTCGTGAAATCTGTAGATAGATTGCGATAAACCCTATTATCTTAATTATTTTAGTGCGTAAACCCAAGGTGAAGATCTTGGGTTTTTTTAGTTTAATAACGTTTAGGAAATTCAATAACTTCTAAGTTATCAATAGAGTTCCTGTCTATTGTAAATCTTAGCATAGTTCTTACTTTATGAAAACCATGTTTGCCTACTGCTCCAGGATTCATATGAATTAAATTATAACGTTTGTCAGGCATCACTTTTAATATGTGTGAATGTCCACTGATAAAAATTCGTGGAGGATTTTCTTTAATAAGATCTCTAGTTCTCAAATTGTATTTTGGAGGATAACCACCAATATGAGTCATCCAAACATCTACACCCTCACACATAAACCGATTGTTTTCAGGGAATTCAAGTCTAGCTTTTGCGTCATCAATATTTCCGTAGACAGCACGTAAGGGTTTTAGTTTTTTAATAGTATCACACACTTTTAAATCACCAATATCTCCAGCATGCCAAACTTCATCAGCTTGTTTGACGTATTTTAATATATCATCGTCGATGTAACTATGTGTGTCAGAAAGTAAAAGGATTTTGGTCATAAATGTCTTCCGCTAAAATGCAGAAATCTTTTAATTATGTTAATCTAAGATGAATACAGTTAAAACTATTTATCTTTGTGCTTTTACAAAAATACAGGTTTACTTGAGATATTTTATCGAATTATCATATAATGGAAAAGCATATCATGGATGGCAAATTCAACCTAATGCTATAACTGTTCAAGAAGTCTTAGAAAATGCGCTTTCTAAAGTGTTACGATCTAATATTTCTGTAATGGGAGCTGGTAGAACTGATGCTGGTGTGCATGCCTCGCAAATGTTTGCCCATTTTGATTTGAATAAATTAATTGAAGATAATTTGGTTTTTAAATTGAATTCTATTTTGCCAAATGATATCGCAATTCACAATATCATTCAAGCTCACGATGAAGCACATACACGTTTTGATGCGTTAAGTAGAACTTATATCTATAAGATTTCGCAAAAAAAAAATGTGTTTAATTTTGATTTTGTGTATGCACTTCAAAATCAATTAAATTTAGCTTCGATGAATGAAGCTTGTGATATTCTATTGAAGTATGAAGATTTTCAATGTTTTTCTAAAGTGCATACAGATGTAAAAACGTATAATTGTAATATAATGTCTGCGCATTGGCAATGTGAAAATGATCAGGTTCTTTTTACAATAAAGGCTGACCGATTTTTAAGAAATATGGTTCGAGCAATTGTTGGCACCATGATAAATATTGGTTTAGGAAAGATGAATGCAGCTGAATTGCATAATATTATTAAATCAAAAGATAGAGGAGAAGCTGGTTTTTCAGTTCCAGCACATGGCTTATATTTGACAAAAATTGAATACCCAAATACGATATATAGTTAGATGGCAGACGATAATAAAAAAGTTTTTGATGTATCGCTATTCAAGCGATTATTACAATATATAAAGCCATACAAGTTGGTGTTTTTTATATCTTTAGTTTGTGTCGTTGGTCTTGCTGTTTTTGGAGTTTTAAGACCTTTAGTGCTACAAAAAGCTATTGATGATCATGTCATATTAAAGGAATACGAAGGTTTTCTCTTTTATATTATTGCTATGCTAGTTTTGCTTGTTCTAGAGGTAACTAGTCAATTATTATTTATTTATTATGCAAGTTGGTTAGGGCAGTCAGTAGTGAAAGATATTAGAATAAAACTTTATGAACATGTTCTTGGATTTAGAATGAAGTATTATGATAAATCTTCAGTTGGTGTGCTTATTACCAGAACAGTCACAGATATGGAACGTATCGCAGATATTTTTGGACAAGGTTTATTCATGATATTTAGTGACTTGCTTAAGATGTTGGTCGTAGCTGGAGGAATGTTCTATTTAAATTGGAAATTAAGTTTAATTGCTTTTGTAACCATGCCAATTGTCTTATTTGCAACGAAAATTTTTCAGAGATATATGAAACGTGCTTTTGAAGAAGTGCGTACAGAAGTATCTAATTTAAATTCATTTGTGCAAGAGCGTGTTACGGGAATGAAAATCCTTCAGTTATTTACGCGTGAAGAAACTGAATACAAAAAGTTTAAAGAAATAAACGAACGTCATAAGAAAGGTTGGTTAAAAACAGTGTGGTATAATTCAGTGTTTTTTCCAATTGCTGATTTATTATCTTCTATAACCTTAGGTGCTATCATTTGGGTTGGTGGATATATGGCTGTTTTTAATACAACAGCGTCAATTGGTGACCTAACAGCTTTCATCATGTTTGTGCCTATGTTATTCAGACCGTTAAACCAAATTGCCAATAAATTTAATACGCTTCAAATGGGAATGGTCGCTGCAGATCGAGTGTTTAAAGTGTTGGATACCAAGTCTCAAATTGATGATTCGGGTAGTACTATAGCTTCCGAATTTAAAGGTAATCTTACATTTAAAGACGTTCACTTTTCTTATGTAGATGATGAAGAAGTTTTAAAAGGGATTTCATTAGAAGTTAATGCAGGAGAAACAGTTGCTATTGTTGGTGCTACAGGAGCAGGGAAATCGACCATTATCAATTTATTAAATCGCTTTTACGACATTCAGAAAGGTACAATATGTATTGATAATGTAGATATAAAAAGCTTAACATTAAAATCGCTTCGTACTCAGATTGCAGTCGTTTTGCAGGATGTTTTTCTTTTTGCTGATACCATATGTAATAACATTACACTTAAAAATCCTGATATTACTGAAGCCCAAGTTCAGCAGGCAGCAAAAGATATTGGTATTCATGATTTTATAATGAGTTTGCCTAACGGTTACCAATATAATGTGAAAGAAAGAGGTGTGATGCTATCTTCAGGTCAACGTCAATTAATTTCGTTTTTACGTGCTTATGTTACTAATCCAAGTATTTTAGTTTTAGATGAAGCCACATCTTCAGTAGATTCATATTCTGAACAATTGATACAAGATGCCACAGATAAAATTACCAAAGGCCGAACGTCAATAGTGATTGCACATCGTTTAGCTACTGTTCAAAAAGCAGATCAGATTATTGTAATGGATGATGGTCATATTGTTGAAAAAGGCACACATAATGAACTTCTTAAAAAAGAAGATGGATACTACAGAAATCTTTATGAAGTCCAATTTTTAAAGGCTGAAGCAGTTTAGCCTTTTGCTTGTTTAGCTGCTTCGATGGCAGCTCGTTGTGCTTCAATCATTTCTTGCATATCTCCAGTAATAAACATAATAATAACAATAATTATGGTAAAGATTACCATAATTATTCCTAAAACAACAAGAAACAGAAGTGTTCTTGCTACAATCTGACCCAAACTAAGTTGATATATTCGTTTTAAAATATAAGCAGCATAAAGTATCATTAAGGGTAAAAAGATCATGCTAACAACACCATTTGCTACACCAAAAATAGCAGTTATTACAATTATTATTGCCGAAATAATAGAGGTCTGAGATTGCCAATACAGAAAGACAACGATTAACTCGGTATAATTGAATTTTTTTAATCCTACAAAAGAAATTCTAGCAATGAGAGCGTAAATTGGAATGTACAGCATCATAAATAAGGACATATACTCTTGAATAAAGCTCATGTTTCTTTGTTGAAATTCTTCTTGACCTTCAACTGCAAAATTTGAATAATCTAATGATTCCGGAAAAAACTTATTTAAGATTAAAAGATATAATCCTGTTATCGTTATAGCTAATCCAAAGTAACTTATAGGATTTACGTAACGCTTTCTGACACCTTGAATGTATCCGTCAATTACAACTTCCGGTTTTCTAAACATATCAATGAATGTTCGTAAAAGCTTGTTGTCGTAATTGAAAAATGTTTCACTTATATGCTCAAATAAGTTCTTGAAAGTCAAACGATTTCTAATAACTTTTCCACCACAGTTATTGCAAAAATCACTATTCTTAGGAAGTTCAGTATGACAGTTTTTACAATTCATTATACAGTGTGTACTAATTGATCTTTATTAAGTATGGCATAGACAGCTACAATTGCAATTACAATTAATAAGATCGTAATAAATATAATAAAATAAGCTACCATAATTAAAATAAAATGTAAGACAGAATCCCAAAATGAAGAATTAAACACACGTTTAAAAACAAAAAAGAAATAGCCAAAAGTTAACACCGAAATAACGCCAGATATTAACAAATAGTCTAACCCAAAACATAAAAATAAAATACTCAAAACGGCTGAAACGATAATAATTTGTGCAGAATAATATAAGTTAATAACCAAATGTTCTGTGAAATTATAGTGACGTATTCCAATTACATAATAGGCTATCCAAGTTGATATAGTTGATATCGGAACACTTAAAATGTATATGATACTTTGATAATTATTAGAATCCTCGAATGAGAAAGAACTAAAAGGGTTATTTTCTTGATTAGACTGGTTTTCTAACGCTTTTTTTAAAAATTCATTATCTAGTTCCATCGCATCTAAAAAGAAGTTGTTCATTAAAAATACTTGTACACCAACTAATGTTAATGCAACAGCAAAATATTGAATGACATTAATATACTTTTTTCGAGTGCCACTAATAAAACCGTCAATTACAAGTTCTGGTTTTGTAAATAGATGTAAAAAGGTTTTTAGAAATTTATTATCAATATTTAAAAACTGTTCTGTGATATCAACCGAAAGATTTTTAAATGTCAGCCGCTTTTTTACAATTTTTGCGCCACATAACGGACAATAATTTATAAGTTTACTTAGTGAGGTATTACAGTTTTTACAGTTCATATTATACCAAATCTGCTTTTAAAAGGTTAAGTAATTCATCTATGTTTTCAAACATGACGAATTCCCCATTTTTAATATAAGAAACTTGCCCAGTTTCTTCACTAACGACCAAGGCAATTGCGTCTGTTTTTTCAGTAATACCAACAGCAGCTCGATGTCTCAAACCAAATCGTTGCGGAATGTTTTTTTCATTATTTACAGGTAGAATAACACGTGTCGCTTTAACAATATTATTATCAATGATGATAGCTCCATCATGTAACGGACTATTTTTAAAGAAAATACTTTCTATTATTGGTTGTGTGACTTTAATATTCATTTCGTCTCCAGTAGTTACCAAGAAATCTAAGTTGTTATTGCGTTCTAAAACAATAAGTGCTCCAGTTTTTGTGCTTCCCATTTTATGACATGCAGCAACAATATCATCTACATTTGTTTCTGTTTCAATATCGCTTTTTAGGAATTTCATTTTACTGAAAAGTTTGCCTCTGCCACTTAAGTTTGTAGATCCAACCATCAATAAGAACTTCCTTATTTCTGGCTGAAAGACAACAATCAAAGCAATAATACCAACCTTCATAAAGCCATCAAAAATATTGTGTAGCATTTGCATTTCCATCAAATCGGTGACTTTCCAAACCAGATAAATGATAATAATTCCAATAAAAATATTGATGGCAACGGTTCCTTTTACAAGCTTATAGATATAGTAGAGTAAGATAGCGACGAGAAAAACGTCGATAAAATCTATAATTCCAAAATCCCAAAATTTGAATGTATCCAATGCAAAGGTGTTTCTGTAAATTTAACAAAATATGCTTAATATATGAATTCGTTGTTGTCTATTTCAACGCCTTCAATCTCAAATTTTTCAATTAGTGATTTAAAACTGATGTAATTTTGAAAAGTTAGTTTTTTGTTGAAACTGCAATGTACGATTGTTGGAGTTTTTTTAAATGATTTCAGAAAATTTGAAAACTCAATAGTTGTATACTCTTTAAATGAAAAATTGGTGTTTTTAACAATCGATTTTAAATC is part of the Psychroserpens ponticola genome and encodes:
- the cdaA gene encoding diadenylate cyclase CdaA, with product MDTFKFWDFGIIDFIDVFLVAILLYYIYKLVKGTVAINIFIGIIIIYLVWKVTDLMEMQMLHNIFDGFMKVGIIALIVVFQPEIRKFLLMVGSTNLSGRGKLFSKMKFLKSDIETETNVDDIVAACHKMGSTKTGALIVLERNNNLDFLVTTGDEMNIKVTQPIIESIFFKNSPLHDGAIIIDNNIVKATRVILPVNNEKNIPQRFGLRHRAAVGITEKTDAIALVVSEETGQVSYIKNGEFVMFENIDELLNLLKADLV
- a CDS encoding DUF3667 domain-containing protein, producing MNCKNCNTSLSKLINYCPLCGAKIVKKRLTFKNLSVDITEQFLNIDNKFLKTFLHLFTKPELVIDGFISGTRKKYINVIQYFAVALTLVGVQVFLMNNFFLDAMELDNEFLKKALENQSNQENNPFSSFSFEDSNNYQSIIYILSVPISTISTWIAYYVIGIRHYNFTEHLVINLYYSAQIIIVSAVLSILFLCFGLDYLLISGVISVLTFGYFFFVFKRVFNSSFWDSVLHFILIMVAYFIIFITILLIVIAIVAVYAILNKDQLVHTV
- a CDS encoding ABC transporter ATP-binding protein: MADDNKKVFDVSLFKRLLQYIKPYKLVFFISLVCVVGLAVFGVLRPLVLQKAIDDHVILKEYEGFLFYIIAMLVLLVLEVTSQLLFIYYASWLGQSVVKDIRIKLYEHVLGFRMKYYDKSSVGVLITRTVTDMERIADIFGQGLFMIFSDLLKMLVVAGGMFYLNWKLSLIAFVTMPIVLFATKIFQRYMKRAFEEVRTEVSNLNSFVQERVTGMKILQLFTREETEYKKFKEINERHKKGWLKTVWYNSVFFPIADLLSSITLGAIIWVGGYMAVFNTTASIGDLTAFIMFVPMLFRPLNQIANKFNTLQMGMVAADRVFKVLDTKSQIDDSGSTIASEFKGNLTFKDVHFSYVDDEEVLKGISLEVNAGETVAIVGATGAGKSTIINLLNRFYDIQKGTICIDNVDIKSLTLKSLRTQIAVVLQDVFLFADTICNNITLKNPDITEAQVQQAAKDIGIHDFIMSLPNGYQYNVKERGVMLSSGQRQLISFLRAYVTNPSILVLDEATSSVDSYSEQLIQDATDKITKGRTSIVIAHRLATVQKADQIIVMDDGHIVEKGTHNELLKKEDGYYRNLYEVQFLKAEAV
- the rho gene encoding transcription termination factor Rho; protein product: MFEISELKAKKLPELQEIAQKLNVPKYRSLKKLDLVYQILDFQAANPDVVKKEVIKDTPKAEPKKPTQQNKPAQERKPRQRVQKKPEQNTSQQKMELDVKKDAKPSNTDSNTEKENKNTQKNNQSNDNRSKSSNDNKPNPRQKDGNKPNPRQKDDSKPNPRQKDGNRPNPRQKDGNVHKNNGNKDNRNRYREPDFEFDAIIESEGVLDIMQDGYGFLRSSDYNYLSSPDDIYVSQSQIRLFGLKTGDTVLGHVRPPKEGEKYFPLIKVSKINGQKPEVVRDRVAFEHLTPLFPQEKFNIAEKQSTISTRIMDLFSPIGKGQRGMIVSQPKTGKTMLLKDVANAIAANHPEVYQMILLIDERPEEVTDMQRNVRGEVIASTFDKEAHEHVKIANIVLEKAKRLVECGHDVVILLDSITRLARAYNTVQPASGKILSGGVDANALHKPKRFFGAARNIENGGSLTIIATALTETGSKMDEVIFEEFKGTGNMELQLDRKISNRRIFPAIDLTSSSTRRDDILLDPTTIQRMWVMRKYLADMNPVEAMEFINDRFKQTRNNEEFLVSMNG
- the rpsT gene encoding 30S ribosomal protein S20 produces the protein MANHKSALKRIRSNEAKRLTNRYQHKTTRNAIKKLREMEKAKDANAFLPSVISMVDKLAKKNVIHNNKAANLKSSLVKHVATLK
- a CDS encoding DUF3667 domain-containing protein; amino-acid sequence: MNCKNCHTELPKNSDFCNNCGGKVIRNRLTFKNLFEHISETFFNYDNKLLRTFIDMFRKPEVVIDGYIQGVRKRYVNPISYFGLAITITGLYLLILNKFFPESLDYSNFAVEGQEEFQQRNMSFIQEYMSLFMMLYIPIYALIARISFVGLKKFNYTELIVVFLYWQSQTSIISAIIIVITAIFGVANGVVSMIFLPLMILYAAYILKRIYQLSLGQIVARTLLFLVVLGIIMVIFTIIIVIIMFITGDMQEMIEAQRAAIEAAKQAKG
- the truA gene encoding tRNA pseudouridine(38-40) synthase TruA is translated as MRYFIELSYNGKAYHGWQIQPNAITVQEVLENALSKVLRSNISVMGAGRTDAGVHASQMFAHFDLNKLIEDNLVFKLNSILPNDIAIHNIIQAHDEAHTRFDALSRTYIYKISQKKNVFNFDFVYALQNQLNLASMNEACDILLKYEDFQCFSKVHTDVKTYNCNIMSAHWQCENDQVLFTIKADRFLRNMVRAIVGTMINIGLGKMNAAELHNIIKSKDRGEAGFSVPAHGLYLTKIEYPNTIYS
- a CDS encoding metallophosphoesterase family protein, encoding MTKILLLSDTHSYIDDDILKYVKQADEVWHAGDIGDLKVCDTIKKLKPLRAVYGNIDDAKARLEFPENNRFMCEGVDVWMTHIGGYPPKYNLRTRDLIKENPPRIFISGHSHILKVMPDKRYNLIHMNPGAVGKHGFHKVRTMLRFTIDRNSIDNLEVIEFPKRY
- a CDS encoding DUF4293 domain-containing protein — protein: MIQRIQTVYLLLSAAVSAGLIFILHLWTNSQDVSVYVKDEYLYLGLFLGSALLSLISIFSFKNRKFQFVLGRLNIILNFILLGFFVYQLLMPPGESNISEKGVGIFIPILSIVLLVLANKAIKKDEDLVKSVDRLR